The following DNA comes from Deinococcus sp. YIM 134068.
CTCGTGCAGTTCATGGAGGCCGACGGCAAGGACTACCTCGCGTGGATCGCCCTCGGCGGCGCGTCGCCCACGTTGGACGCGGAGGGACCGCTCGGGGAGGTCGTGCCCTTCTCTCCCCCGAGAGAAGAGGAGCTGCGGGCCGTGCTGGCAGGTTTCGTCGGCCCGCAGGCGCAGGTGCCGCCGCAGTACAGCGCCGTGCAGGTGGGTGGGAAGCGGGCGTATGCGGTCGCGCGGGCCGGGGGTGAACTGGAGTTGCCCGCCCGGAACGTCGTCATTCACTCGCTGGAGTTGCTCGGCGTGTACGGCTCCCTGGAGGACGCCCCCCGCACCTTCGCCCGGCATTCGGAAGGTTGGGCACCCGACCCGGACGGACGCGCCTTCACGCTGCCGCCGCCGCTGGGCCGCTTTCCCACCCTCCTCGTGCGGGCGAGCGTGGGGAGCGGAACCTACCTGCGCTCGCTCGCGCGGGACGTGGGGGCGGCGCTCGGCGTGCCCGCCCACCTCGCCGGGCTGGTCCGCACGCGCGTGGGCCGCTACGACCTCGCGGACGCGGTGGCCGTGGAGGACCTCGCCGGGGCGGAGGGCGTGCCCGACCTCGCCGCCCTCGACTTCCCACACATCGAGGCGGACGAGCGGCTGGCCCGCGAATTACGGCAGGGCAAGCGGCCCCGGCACCCGGCGACGGGGCGGCACGTCGTCACGCTGAACGGCGACCTCGTGGCGGTGGTGGACGGGGACGGGGAACAGGTGCGGGTGGTGCGGGCGTGGGCATAAGGTGGCCTGAAGTTCCACCTTCGCTCTCCGGCTCTACTTCGTCAACTCCACCACGACCTCATACAGCTTGCCCTTGCCTTTCACTCGCAACCCGGTCCCAACGATGCTCGACCCGATGCGGGTATCCCTGACCACGTGAATATCATGCCTCGTGAATCCGAAGTGCCCGGCCACATGGGTGAACACTTCGTCCACGGGGAGATTGATGCCCTTCACAATGGAATTTCCGACGACAATAAGTGCCTTAGAGCCGGGTCTAAGTACCTCATGGGTCTTTTGCAAGAACCGGTAGGTGTCATTGAAATACTCGGTGGCGTAGTTCGCCCACCCCTGCCCGCCGTACACACCACGATCTGTCTGGGTCCCAGCCAACTGCGCCGTGAGGTCTTGCAGCCATGGGGACTCGAAGATCAAGGCTGTTCGGTACCTGGCGTCGCGCACGGTCTGCCAGTATTTGCCGTAGTTGTCGAGTTCCAGGTAACGCAGGTCTTTGGGCTTCGAGGCAAAGCCAAGCCAGTACAGGTGAGGGCGCGTGTTTCGCAGGTAGTGATAATTGTTGAGGTAGGGCGGCGAAGTCACGATCAGATCGACGCTATTGGCCGCAAGGTCCGAGCGCATAAACGAGCCTTGGTACACCTGTGCGGTCTGGCCGTCCAGCGGCACTCCCTGAGCGGCCACGAGGTCGCCATGCATCTCCATCAGCTTGTCGCGCATCGTTTGGGCCACATCGGCGTCTTCTATCTGAGGCTTGCCCGCAGCGGCCCGTGACCCTAACGACGGCTCGTACGAGTAATTAGAGTACGAGACCATCGTGGCCCCAAAAGCCACCCGGAACAGGTCGCGGAGGTCCTCGTCCCCGAGGGCGTAGATGAAGTCCCACACACGCAGCACTTTGACCAGGACACGTTCGCTGTAGAAGGGCGTGCGGGAAGTGAAGCCCGGCGGGACCGTGCTTCTGGGGGGTCGGTCCGCAGCCATGTGCACCCCAAAGGCCTCAACCTGTGCTAGAAGCTCACCCGGCCTCACTCCCCGCAGGGCTTTCAGCTTGGCCCGCTGCACGAGGACGGGAAAGGGATTGATGTCGTAGGAGACGACGGAATGGCCGCGCAAGAAGGCAGTGAGGGGAGCTGTTCCCACGCCGCCGAAGGGATCGAGGACCACCTGGTCCGGGGCGGGTTCGGGCAGGTGCAGCTCCAGGGCGTGCTGTACGAACTCCGAGGAGAACCCGGCGATCCAGTTCACCCAGCGGTGCACAGCAAGCGTCTTGTTCGATGCGAACGCCGTGTCTTTGTAAGCCGACTTCTCGTTGGGCAGCTCAAGCAAGACGGGCTGACTCACGCGGAACGTTCCAAGTGGGCAGGATTGGCGCAGTAGATTCCACCACGGCGGCCCCGTGGCTGCTCTAGCAGATGGACGTGGCCGAGAAGAACAAGTCGTCGCAGCGCGAGGTGGGCGGCCTTCCGGCTGAGGGCCAGCGCCCCCGCAAGACTTCCAGCGCTGTACTCCCCTTCGCCCTGCAAGGAGATGTAGAGAAACACCAGCTTCTCAGTACAGGTTAATGTCCGGGGAAAATGCATCGCCCCAACGGTAGCATCCACGCTGGAACTACACAAATTTAGAAGTGTAGGCGCGGGAAGTACGAAAGGGGAGGGCGTAGACGCCAGGACGTAGGTTGAGGACGTGATTCGCAAGTTCGTCGTGCCCGAGAACCTGGAGGCCGACCTCCTGGCGTTCTATGAGGCGCAGGAGGTCTACCCTCTTCGTCATTTGGAGCAGATGCGGGGGGAACTCGGGCTGTTACTCGGGGCATACGCTCTGTTCTACACCGGGCCATTCGACCTGTACGCTCCCGTTGTCGCGGCCAACCAGCAGGGCTTCATTCAGCCCCTTTACATCGGGAAGGCCGTGCCCAAGGGGGACCGCACTGGGGAAAGCGCGAAGAAGGCCGTTTTGGAGAACAGTTTGCACAAGCGGCTATACGAGCACACCCGCTCGATCAGTCAAGCTGAGAATCTCGACGTAGCGGACTTCTCCTTCAGGGTGGTTCCAACCACACTGCACCTCTCGGCCTGGGTAGAAAGCGTCCTGATCAGCCAGTTCGTTCCGGCATGGAATCGTCACATCGACGGTTTCGGCAACCACGACCCCGGCAGCGGGCGCTACAACCAAAGGCGCTCGGTGTGGGACCAGATTCACCCAGGCCGCTCGTGGGCAAGCCGGATGGCGAACCTCGCCCTCTACGATTTGGCCGAGTTGCGGGAGCGCATTAGTGCTCGCCACCATGCACGGGAGGTCAGGCTGGAGGAAGACCTAGAGCAGATGTCGGAGCAGTAGGTTCGAGGCACGCCCCAGCGTCCTCAGTACCCCGCCGCCACCTCCACCCGCACCGCCCCCACTCCCTCCAGCCCCCCCGCCAGCGTGACGAGCAGTTCGTCCTTCAACGCGGGCGCGATGAACTGGATGCCGACGGGCAGCCGTACCCCGTCCACTACCTCGAATCCGGCGGGGACGCTCAGGGCTGGGAGGCCCGCGAGGTTGATCGCCACCGTGTCCACGTCGGCGGCGTACATGGCGAGGGGGTCGCTCGTCTTCTCGCCGCGCCGGAAGGCGGGAAAGGGGCTGGTGGGTGTCACGAGCACGTCCACGCTGGCGAAGGCACGGGCGAAGTCCTGCGCGATGAGACGGCGCACCCGCATGGCTTTGGAGTAGTAAGCGTCGTAGTAGCCGCTGCTCAGCGCATAGGTGCCCAGGAGGATGCGGCGCTTGACCTCCGGGCCGAAACCCTGCTCACGCGCCCTGGTCATACTGCCCGTCACGTCGGGGGCGG
Coding sequences within:
- the truB gene encoding tRNA pseudouridine(55) synthase TruB; this encodes MPVIAVDKPLGLTSHDVVNRARRARGTRRIGHTGTLDPLATGVLVLCVDDSTKLVQFMEADGKDYLAWIALGGASPTLDAEGPLGEVVPFSPPREEELRAVLAGFVGPQAQVPPQYSAVQVGGKRAYAVARAGGELELPARNVVIHSLELLGVYGSLEDAPRTFARHSEGWAPDPDGRAFTLPPPLGRFPTLLVRASVGSGTYLRSLARDVGAALGVPAHLAGLVRTRVGRYDLADAVAVEDLAGAEGVPDLAALDFPHIEADERLARELRQGKRPRHPATGRHVVTLNGDLVAVVDGDGEQVRVVRAWA
- a CDS encoding Eco29kI family restriction endonuclease; this translates as MIRKFVVPENLEADLLAFYEAQEVYPLRHLEQMRGELGLLLGAYALFYTGPFDLYAPVVAANQQGFIQPLYIGKAVPKGDRTGESAKKAVLENSLHKRLYEHTRSISQAENLDVADFSFRVVPTTLHLSAWVESVLISQFVPAWNRHIDGFGNHDPGSGRYNQRRSVWDQIHPGRSWASRMANLALYDLAELRERISARHHAREVRLEEDLEQMSEQ
- a CDS encoding site-specific DNA-methyltransferase encodes the protein MSQPVLLELPNEKSAYKDTAFASNKTLAVHRWVNWIAGFSSEFVQHALELHLPEPAPDQVVLDPFGGVGTAPLTAFLRGHSVVSYDINPFPVLVQRAKLKALRGVRPGELLAQVEAFGVHMAADRPPRSTVPPGFTSRTPFYSERVLVKVLRVWDFIYALGDEDLRDLFRVAFGATMVSYSNYSYEPSLGSRAAAGKPQIEDADVAQTMRDKLMEMHGDLVAAQGVPLDGQTAQVYQGSFMRSDLAANSVDLIVTSPPYLNNYHYLRNTRPHLYWLGFASKPKDLRYLELDNYGKYWQTVRDARYRTALIFESPWLQDLTAQLAGTQTDRGVYGGQGWANYATEYFNDTYRFLQKTHEVLRPGSKALIVVGNSIVKGINLPVDEVFTHVAGHFGFTRHDIHVVRDTRIGSSIVGTGLRVKGKGKLYEVVVELTK